From Thermostichus vulcanus str. 'Rupite':
TTCCGACACTTCTTTGGCCTTGCGGCTTTGATCAATCTCAATTGTGAGCTGACGAATTTGCTGCCGTAATTTTTGTTCTCGCTCGATAATCTTGTTAATCATAGTTTGGAAAATGCGACTGAGCTGACCCAGTTCATCCTCCTGTTTCATCACATTGGATAATCTGCGGAACTCCATATTATCCACATCTTCTTCGGTCTTGATTTTGCCAGCCCCCATCAATTGAGAAGCTTGAGCTAAGATTTGAATAGGCTTGATCACTGTAGAATTAAGAACTCGGTTCAAGGCGATCAAGGCGATGGCAAACATCACCAAGAAAATAGCCATAATCACCAAGAAAGATTGCCGTGCTTGTGAGAAGATTTGTTGGGCAGGGATATACACCATCTGTGCGCCAATGGTGGATCCCAGTTGCCAGTTAAACCCATTGTTCGGCCCGTATACTTCTACCATTCCGCGCGGGGCAACATCTGGGGTGCTATGACAAATTAGGCAGCTTTCTCTGCGGATACGAATGGGATACGCGATGTAGAAAATGGAACCAATATTGCGCACTTGCCGAAAGCCTGAGATTTCCTCTAAAGAT
This genomic window contains:
- a CDS encoding Tll0287-like domain-containing protein; its protein translation is MLNQLKLGAKFNLLLVSVYLLGSLTGGFVLSQVLQEKSEAKVVSEALVMINTINAQRLYTDQQVRPLLENAFGTDQFIAETVPSYGARRVFENLQRLGFEFKQKIYKEAVLDPTNPDDRADEFETELTARFAADESLEEISGFRQVRNIGSIFYIAYPIRIRRESCLICHSTPDVAPRGMVEVYGPNNGFNWQLGSTIGAQMVYIPAQQIFSQARQSFLVIMAIFLVMFAIALIALNRVLNSTVIKPIQILAQASQLMGAGKIKTEEDVDNMEFRRLSNVMKQEDELGQLSRIFQTMINKIIEREQKLRQQIRQLTIEIDQSRKAKEVSEIVESDFFKNLQRKAKSIRQRDPNLEPPEEENEDIQ